A stretch of DNA from Malus sylvestris chromosome 9, drMalSylv7.2, whole genome shotgun sequence:
ATACGTACAAACTAAGGATAGTGTACATACTGGGTCTCGATAAAAACCTTGTCGGGGATTTCAACCCGGTCTAAGGAAAAAAGTGTCCCGCACAACAATTAACCTATCctcaaatgaacaatataaatGAAAATTACAATCCTTCCTCAAATAAGATGTCTTGAATCAAAAATGGAGGCTCCTCGAACCACACCAACTCCTGAGAAACACCAAGGCCCATTCGAGCAAGCCGATGCACTGCCAAGTTACCTTCCCTCCATACATGGCTACACTCCAAATTTGGCAATCCCAAGAGAAAGAATCTCAAATAATTTATAACAGAGCCCCAAATAGAATAATCCTCCCCTTTACCCTTCATGGCCTCCAGCACCACACTAGAGTCTCCTTCAAAATTAACCCTCACATCGTCCAAATAGCAACTCTTAATAAGTCCCACCGCACAACGCATTGCAACCAATTCTGAGTGAAGAGAAGACACGATTCGATCAATGGGTCCAGCAGTGGCTGCTAGGAATTCACCCATGTGACCCCTAACCACGACGCCATAGTCCTCCCTGGTACGCCACCTTGACTCCAAGCCCCATCAAAGTTGCATTTGACCTACCCCTCATCAGGTTTCCTCTTGGTAGTCCTCTAAACCTCAAACTTATGCCATTTATGAAACTCATGCATCCAACCCTCAGTTCACAGTACAATCTCCTATGGTGGCAGCCGAGACCCATTCCATAGTACATTGTTCCTATGCTTCCATAATGGCCACAACAGCATCAAACAAAGCTCGAAACTTACTATAGGAACCTGTTGCACACGAATTACCAACCACTGCACAAGAGACATTCAGTCACCCCCATTGTTCACTCTCTGCCCCATGCTTCCAAACCACACCGCCCTTACCAAACTACATTCTCTGAACACATGCTCCATTGATTTGACTTGCACACCACATACCACACATACCTCTTCACCCATCACTAAATCTAACCattgaattttaattaattattgcaaACGATGATCTATGCCCAAAAAAATGGTCTAAGAGAGGGGCCACATTTGGCCAGTCTGGTACCCCTTTGGCcaaataatggtttggttaaCTCCATAGAATTATAGCCCAGACATCAGTTGGAGGAATTTTTCAGCAAATCgggttattttttattttttggacctTTAGTTCTCTCCATTGGCAGAATCTCACCTTTGCTTTTTacattttactttttactttttacttttACTTGGGGTGATGTCTCTCTCTGTGTCTCGTTTTGAATGCGTGTGCaatgaattgtttttttatatttcttctcttcttcaattcacataaaatgcaaaaaggaAACAAACCCATTTCCTTATATGGGAATTTGATTACACCAACCCAAGTtaactccatcgccactttccAATTACTCCAGGCTAAATTACACTTAGCCCAAGTCCAAATCTGCCAAAAGGAAGGTCatacttggctactcaaagataagtaggaactcctactcaaaattATTCGTTGTCAATTTATAGAACTTCATGTTTATAATCAGAACCATTTATATTATAAGTAACCCTATAAAGATCGTCtgtgcaaaaaatcaattaaaactaaggtcgtttagtcatcaaattgtttaaaaacaaatgaactgtattggtaaaagcattacgAACCGTGtatgtatttgctacaataaattaactaaacgaccttagttttaatttattttttgcagagatgatcGTTACAGTGTGattcataatatgaacggttaTGATAATAAGCACAAAGTTCTGTAATTAAAACACTAAGAGTTTTGAGTAGGAATTCCTACTCATCTATGAGTAGTCAAGTATTGTTCTTAGGAAAAAGATATGGGAGAAGCCTAGGTATTCCCTATGAAGCCTAAAAAGAGAACCCTTCACCTATAAACATGGAGGTTTAACTCCATGCAAAAGGGACAACATAACGTTAGAGAGAAATCACTCTCTGCAAGCTACCATGAACCTAGAAATACTAATCTTCCTACAATCTTAGTAGTTCCTCCAAGCTTTCTTTGAACTTCCTTAGTCAATAGAAGCTACCTTGTAACCCTAGGAAATCCAAACTACGCCACTCTAAACATCATCCAATCATGCAAAATTCTCTCTCATGTTAAACCGACAAGCTTCTAGCTTCCATGCTATGCTTTGCTTATGCAAGTGATTATTTGTTTAATCATGCTATCTCCAAGCCAAATAATTTAACCAAGATACTTACTAAGACACGCTAATTCTTTCGAGGTATCTCGGGACTTGGTATTCAAACGGACCAGGAGAGGCAAAGGGTGTTCGCCAAAGCCCAAGTCTAGTTCAACCAAAAATCCCCCAACAACAAGCAATGCTCAATGCCTAGATACATCCATCAAAATAGTTTGGGTTGTCTATGCAATTAAAATCGAGGAATTTCAGGCCCTCAATTATTTAGaataaaaaatcactaaattttgATTCGATCAAGAAAGTTTAGGTTATGACTTAATGATTTGTCATCTAGGATGTGCAATGTCATTCCTAGTAAAGTGCAAAATAATTTCTTATGAATGTTAGAGAAAAATACTTAAGGTAGTTTGAATCTATTGAATCCGACATATGCATATACCCATTTGTTGTAGACGCAATGAGCTATAGGCTCCCAATTGTATGAATATGaactttatatttatattatgggGCTACATGCCTCCCACAGTCCCACTCATATTGAACGGGAATGAAAAATTAACGTGTTGAGGTCTCGCAATATAATGAGAATTAGAGAGACTGCATGTCGTCATCATCACAATATAATTCAGTGGCATGATAAATTATAAATTCTTAATGCTCATTTGGAGTTAGGAAATAGAGAAAGtcatatgtttttttattttattttatgttattgAGAAATTAATTGTACTCTAAATAGAAATAaaagtaatttattttctttcatgCCAATGGATTCAATTCCGTGGAGTGAACAAAAATATTATAGCCAACGAAAATAAATGGTAGACATCAAATCAAAAGCATAAAAGAAATAAGCAGTCTCTTTATGTATGTACGAGAACATTAGGAAACTAAAGGAGAAACAGTTGCTTGGGTATGCATAGCCAACATATGAGATTAACTCAATCACAGCAAAATAGCCCAGTGGTAAGGGTGCGGTTTCCAGCTCTCAAAATACAAATAACTGGAAGGTTACGGGTTTAAGATTCCAAGCTGATGAGTCTGTTTGACTGTGGCTAAGGGGaagctgaaatgcctctgtgagtctttcAGACCTCCGAAATTGGTGTATAACCGTGCcttaccacaaaaaaaaaaacatatgagaATAACTCCACATATAAATTGAAACTGAAACACTATGCATAAAGAGGAACAATCAATCTTTTTCATGTGGACCTTTAatgcgcgcgcacacacactaTAGCCAATGAAAATAAATGGTAGACATCAAATCAAAAGCATAAAAGAAATAAGCAGTCTCTTTATGTATGTACGAGAACATTAGGAAAATAAAGGAGAAACAGTTGCTTGGGTATGCATAGCCAACATATGAGATTAACTCAATCACAGCAAAATAGCCCAGTGGTAAGGGTGTGATTTCCGGCTCTCAAAATACAAATAACCGGAAGGTTTCGGATTCGAGACTCCAAGCTGGTGAGTCTAATTGACTGTGGTCAAGGGGAAGCTGAAATGCTTCTGTGAATCTTTCAGACTTCTGAAATTGGTGGATAACCGTGGCTtgccacaaaaaaaaacatatgagaTTAACTCCACATATAAATTGAAACTGAAACACTATGCATAAAGAGGAACAATCGATCTTTTTCATGTGGACCTTTAATgcgcatacatatatatatatatataatgtatgaTTGAATGCAAACACAGCAAAGATACTAGCTGCAAGATCAAAAGTGATAAGAGATGCAGAAATaaacaaaactgaaaaataatGAATTGAATCGGACTATACATGCCAAAATAAATTCAATGCTCGATTCAATTCTATTACATATAATATTTGTATGCAAGAAGAATAAACAACTTAGAGCATGATGAAGTTCAATGGTTGAGTATAAGAAACTCTAAACCCCGTGATGACTCTAgctcaaaagaaaaataataaacataaatattTCAATGAATGATTGATGACTCTTGGTAGGAACCGTATGCATCAATATCATACCATGATTGATCAACACATGTTGTAATTCATCAACAGATTTATCATATTGCAGCTTAATATcgtcactactacaaaagggcctTATAGTGTCAGTGCGTGGTAtcggtttaatataatatagtggcgGATAAGATAGTTGCGACACCTACTGAACATAACATCGCTTTTAAACTGACATAAACATTTAATGttgcttataaccgacatacattttaataatttttaaatactgGTGTCACTTTAAGTGAAacagtgtcgcttttaagcgacataaagtaTGCGTGTCGCTTTTAGCCAACACTAAttcttgtttttaaatattttaaagcctGCTTCGGTTCTAAGCgacataaattttagttttttaatattttaaagtcAACGTCGATTCTGAGCgacatagattttagtttttaaatattttaaagccATCATTTGTTCTGAGCGacatagattttattttttaaaatattttgaaacccgGTGTCGGTTGTAAGCTACAGATTGATGGTCTTTATATACTCTACCccatgttttcttcttcctctcttgcaTTTTTCTTATTCATTCTTCCAATTTACAAACCCTCCCCGTGTTTTCTCTCCTGCAcctttcttatttgttcttccaacttcatttgttccttcttcacaacagtaagtttttcttgcttctaatattttttttagttgcaATTAATTGAAAACGAATGTAGATTTTcgcattattttattataaataacaAAGGtggtgtcggttaaaaccgtTACTAGtttgtatattttatttatttaattgttgtCTGACGTCAGTTGAaggatattttatttgtttaatttatcaCCATATCAGTTAAAACCGACAGTATGTtggatattttataattaagtTGGTAATGCACATCGCTTTAAACCGACGTAACGTTGAAGTATACGTCACTTTAAACCAACGTCAATTTTAGTGTTGCTTTTAACCGACGATGCATAGTGGCGGATTAAGCGAACAAACCAACATTGAAGCCCTTTCGTGACTCTAGCATTGGTGTCGCTATTCCAATCCAACATTGCATTGTTTTATGTCGGATTTTTGCCAAATTTCCAACAGAAATTGGATTTCTCATCAGCTTTTGCTTCGCCAGTGATACCCTATATTGTAGTAGTGCGTGTAGGATGAAAAATATGGAGGCTTTCGTGCACAAAAGAGAACAAATAATAGCATGAGCGAAATCCACATCACACACTTGGTAATTTACAAATGGATTGTTACACCATCCGAGTTGTGTATATCATCGTGGTATATGATTCTCTCTTAACATATAACGATAAATAAAGTATAGAAACAGTCGTGCTGATAACTTGTTGGAAATAAAGTataaagaaagaggaaaagaaagaaacgaAAAAGTGATTGGGAGGAGAAAATCCAAGTATCTTCCTTCTCATTAgagtgcctatttataggcttagGATTTACATAGGAAATGTCTTAACTAATTACATATTACATATTGATCCAGAAAGTGAATAGTCACATAATAAGTAATATTTCCAACACTATTTTTAATATAAGCCATATTTGTATTTAATCACCTAGACAATCCACCACTTACATATATTGAATATACTTAGGCCCCGTttggtaattttatttttgcCAAAAAGTGCTTCactttaaagtttattttttttaacaaaaaaaatgtttggtaaaagtaaaatattctacttattttaaaagcaataGCCTCCCAGACAACAACTTTTAAAAGCTATCTATAAGTTGCTTTTAAAAGCTGCTTTAATAAAAAGCTGAGTTGAgcctttaataaatattttcaattgttataataCTTTCATTAATTTAccctttcacacacattttttcttttagagaatAAAGTGACGGCTACCACCTCGAGCACCATTGTGCCACTGTCACCACCATGACCACAACCTCCACTACTGTGACCACAACAACAACCGCCACTACCACTAttgtcaccaccaccaccaccataaccGCAACCACCATCGCCACCATGATAATCGCAACCGCCACTATTATCATTGTATATAATTATAACACTTTTACATTAAATTTACCAAACGCTTTTATATTACTTTTTAAACTCACAACACTTTTAACATACAATTAACCAAATGTTGTTCTACTTTGCTTtacaactaattatttttaaagtacaacataaacaattttttttaaaaagcaccAACCTTACATCGGATGGAATTATTGAAGAGTGGGTTATTGAAGAGTGGGTCAATGTTGGCGCTAGGTTTGGGTTGTTTTGGGCTGATAATTGGGGGGTCTCTTTGAAAACAACGGATTGATAAAGAAGGTCAAATTCgtatttacaataatttataattttatatgtatataatcaACAGCACCAGCAATTATTGCTATTTTGAGGACCCAtttgaatatgtgtgtgcattTATACTAGGACCATCAATGAAGACGTTTATGTCCATTTTTGTACTACTAACAAACTTGTCAATTTTCAAGAACCCCCTCTAATTAATGAATCTTGATCCGTATGAGTCATACGGTATGACCTAAAATGAATTATTCtttcttcaccaaaaaaaaataaattgaattattattttctgaCATCAACGTCATCATTCCATGCATTTTGATCCACTGAAATAAGAGAAAGGATCATGGTGTGGATCTTCAaatcacattcgttcatcgTGAATTGTGTAGACAGttttgtcaggtactgtttatattcaactttaaataaaaaaaaaagtttataatGATTtttgatcgcacgatgtacgataaccGAATGTGATTTGAGGATCcctaagatcctcacaaagagaatcctgCTAGGATCCTCACTCCTAAAATAATGTATTAAAAACTTACCTatgtaattattttattaaaacaacATGTCACGGTGGCAATGAAATTGTAAGCCTTTTCTTTTAATATAACAATATATTTACAAGAAATGATTTAGACTAAACAAGAGAAATGTTAAAGAGACTTTCTCGAATGTGGAACTTTCttaaaatttggatttttcaTGGACTTTCTGGCACctcatatttttagttttagtttgtacccttttttaatttgtaccaattttcttttcaattttaatttgtacccatatatttttttttttgtgcccatattttttaaagtttatttgtatttgtacccatatatatttttttatttgtactttttattttgctaaatgtaccaatgctaattatatgtacccattcatgtaaaacttttcaatcttaaaatgtactcattcttaaatataccaatttgttatatgtaaaatgtaccctttatatatatatatataatctattcaatttttttctatccctttttaaacttatatgggtacattcttttttctttgattttaaaatgtatccatgtcaagtttaatcgaaaaaaatttactaatattattaagcctaatatctttcttttttttctgtgattttgaagaatatacccatgttttgatacaataaaatttttggttaatttgatgaatgtacccatgtttacacacacacacacacacacaatagtatatttatattttaatatttttaatcccacaaattatggttttttttatttaaaatctcatttctataaacaactaaaatttctaatttttaatttaaaaatatagtaacatacatagaaatgaattatcacattaatttcaaggaccttgattaaaaattaaaaaccaacaagatttcaattaaagaatattcataactaaggaccgcatccaaaatctCTAAAAAAAATCTTAGTGCTTTTTGCATGCATGTGACAGGTTGACGGTTAAAATGAATGTATACAGACTGCTAATGGTGCAAACACACCATTTCGAATAATATCTTAGATGTGACTttcgacccaaaaaaaaaaagaagaaaaatatcaacacggtatttttttttttttttaaatttattacttACCAAAACAATTTTAACACACTCATGATCATCACAATCTTTTTGATGACTTGGGGTGTTCTAGGTCATCCAATTCAAAACTCCAAAATAGTCGTTACTATTGGAGTGAAAAATAAGTTTATATTATTTGTTTAGGAAAGTTTAATTGTCGCAATGATTCTTGAACGTTATTCATAGTTTAATTTTTATCTCTAAATTTTCATATTTGTTTGGgtaaattatacaaaactacctcaattattgGGCTAGTCATAGTTTCATAATTCGTTTTTAAAAAatgtcaatgtcatacctcatctaagaatttattataatttcataccccatttaaaaaaaaatgtcaatgtcatacctcatctacaAATTTATTACAATTTCATAACTTCCGTCAGTTGTCTGTCAATTCTTCCgttaaatgttgatgtggcttgaAGTGGAacccattttttattaaaaaattaattaaatatttaaaaatattaattaaatattaacttaaaaaaatttataaaaaaaaaaaaccaaacccacCTTCTTCCTATCCCACCTGTCTCCCTCTGCCCCTTCCCTTCCTCCTTTCACTCCAGAACCCCACCCACCCTTCCTCCCTTCACTTAAGAACCCACCACTgcctctcttcctccatctccTCATCCATTAAGCTCCCCACACCTCTCCCCCTTTCTCTCTCGGTCTCTCCCCATCTCTTCTAGTCTTCTCTGTCCTCTTCGACTCTCCACACCCAGAGCAAAGAATGGAAGAGCAAGAGGCCAATGTGGAAGAGACCAAGTTCGGGTTCGAGGAGGGCGATGTAGACGGCGTCGGCCTTGACGACCCAGAACGCGATTTGTTCTGTTGACAACCTAGAACGACGACGGCTTGGGAAGGTGGGATGCGATTTGATTCTTGATGGGTTTGGAGGTGATGAAATTTTGGTTTTGTATttgatttttagggttttgcggGTGGGATGATGAGATTTGATTTTGGATTgggtttgattttttgtttgggGTCTGATGGGATCCGTATCGTTGAACGGTTGATGAATGGGGAAGGAGATAGTTTGGTTTTGATGGTGGGATGGAGTGGTTTGGTTCTGATGGCTGGAGGAAGAAAGGCGGCAGTGGGGTTTTGGAGTGAAGGGAGGATGGGTGGGATAGGAAGAATgtgggtttgggtttttttttaatttttttaaatatttaattacattttttaaagggtaaattacattgtaCCCCCTTAGGTTTGGGGCCTATTACAATCGCatgcaacatcttcaaaacatttgacTTTCATaccttctattttatttcaatatagtacctccattacatttttcatccattgattcgTTAAAAGCTGACGTGACTGCCAcaattgtgccacgtggctaccAAATGTGTGTTACgtgacaaaaataataatttttttattcatttaaaatattataataatttacccttaaaataaataaataaaccaaatTGAAACCCACCTCTGCGCAACCTCTCACCCCTGCAAACAAACCCAAAAACCTTCCCCCGTTCCTGacccacctccctctcctcccaTCATCACCGCAGCCCT
This window harbors:
- the LOC126633942 gene encoding uncharacterized protein LOC126633942 translates to MGEFLAATAGPIDRIVSSLHSELVAMRCAVGLIKSCYLDDVRVNFEGDSSVVLEAMKGKGEDYSIWGSVINYLRFFLLGLPNLECSHVWREGNLAVHRLARMGLGVSQELVWFEEPPFLIQDILFEEGL